One genomic window of Cottoperca gobio chromosome 10, fCotGob3.1, whole genome shotgun sequence includes the following:
- the LOC115015103 gene encoding magnesium transporter protein 1 isoform X1: MFRKLFISLFLLTIFYHDPADAQKKKETLLSEKVTQMMEWSSKRSVIRMNGDKFRRFVKAPPRNYSVVIMFTALQPQRQCGVCRQADEEFQVLANSWRYSSAFTNKVFFACVDFDEGSDVFQMLSMNSAPTFLHFPSKGKPRKSDTYELQVRGFAAEQLARWVADRTDVQIRVIRPPNYAGPLLLGFLLAVIGGLAYLRRHNLEFLFNKNVWAFSALCFVLIMTSGQMWNHIRGPPYAHKNPSTGQVSYIHGSSQAQFVAETHIVLLFNAAVTMGMVLLHEAATSDIDIGKRKIMCVAGIGLVMLFFSWLLSIFRAKYHGYPYSFLMT, encoded by the exons ATGTTTAGAAAACTTTTCATATCTTTGTTCCTCCTCACTATTTTCTACCATGACCCTGCTGACgcacagaagaaaaaagag ACTCTGCTGTCAGAGAAGGTGACTCAGATGATGGAGTGGTCTTCCAAGCGTTCAGTGATCAGGATGAATGGAGATAAGTTCCGTCGCTTTGTTAAGGCTCCTCCCAGAAACTATTCGGTGGTCATCATGTTTACGGCACTGCAGCCACAGAGACAATGTGGGGTCTGCAG ACAAGCTGATGAGGAGTTCCAGGTGCTGGCTAACTCTTGGCGTTATTCCTCTGCCTTTACAAACAAAGTCTTCTTTGCGTGTGTTGACTTTGATGAAGGATCCGACGTCTTTCAGATG CTTAGTATGAATTCTGCGCCGACCTTTCTCCACTTCCCATCCAAAGGGAAACCTCGCAAGTCTGACACCTATGAGCTGCAGGTCAGAGGCTTTGCAGCTGAGCAGCTGGCCAGGTGGGTGGCAGACAGGACTGATGTGCAG atccGTGTCATTCGTCCGCCCAACTACGCCGGGCCGCTCCTGCTGGGCTTCCTCTTGGCTGTGATTGGAGGACTGGCATATCTGCGAAGACACAATTTGGAGTTTCTCTTTAACAAGAATGTCTGGGCCTTCTCTGCACTG TGCTTTGTCCTGATCATGACTTCAGGCCAGATGTGGAACCACATCAGAGGACCTCCTTACGCACACAAGAACCCCAGCACCGGGCAAGTT AGTTACATCCACGGCAGCAGTCAGGCCCAGTTTGTGGCTGAGACGCACATCGTCCTCCTCTTCA ATGCTGCTGTAACCATGGGAATGGTGCTGCTGCATGAGGCCGCTACCTCTGACATAGACattggaaagagaaaga ttatgTGTGTAGCAGGTATTGGTCTGGTGATGCTGTTCTTCAGCTGGCTGTTGTCCATATTCAGGGCAAAGTACCATGGATACCCATACAG CTTCCTGATGACTTAG
- the LOC115015103 gene encoding magnesium transporter protein 1 isoform X2 — protein sequence MMEWSSKRSVIRMNGDKFRRFVKAPPRNYSVVIMFTALQPQRQCGVCRQADEEFQVLANSWRYSSAFTNKVFFACVDFDEGSDVFQMLSMNSAPTFLHFPSKGKPRKSDTYELQVRGFAAEQLARWVADRTDVQIRVIRPPNYAGPLLLGFLLAVIGGLAYLRRHNLEFLFNKNVWAFSALCFVLIMTSGQMWNHIRGPPYAHKNPSTGQVSYIHGSSQAQFVAETHIVLLFNAAVTMGMVLLHEAATSDIDIGKRKIMCVAGIGLVMLFFSWLLSIFRAKYHGYPYSFLMT from the exons ATGATGGAGTGGTCTTCCAAGCGTTCAGTGATCAGGATGAATGGAGATAAGTTCCGTCGCTTTGTTAAGGCTCCTCCCAGAAACTATTCGGTGGTCATCATGTTTACGGCACTGCAGCCACAGAGACAATGTGGGGTCTGCAG ACAAGCTGATGAGGAGTTCCAGGTGCTGGCTAACTCTTGGCGTTATTCCTCTGCCTTTACAAACAAAGTCTTCTTTGCGTGTGTTGACTTTGATGAAGGATCCGACGTCTTTCAGATG CTTAGTATGAATTCTGCGCCGACCTTTCTCCACTTCCCATCCAAAGGGAAACCTCGCAAGTCTGACACCTATGAGCTGCAGGTCAGAGGCTTTGCAGCTGAGCAGCTGGCCAGGTGGGTGGCAGACAGGACTGATGTGCAG atccGTGTCATTCGTCCGCCCAACTACGCCGGGCCGCTCCTGCTGGGCTTCCTCTTGGCTGTGATTGGAGGACTGGCATATCTGCGAAGACACAATTTGGAGTTTCTCTTTAACAAGAATGTCTGGGCCTTCTCTGCACTG TGCTTTGTCCTGATCATGACTTCAGGCCAGATGTGGAACCACATCAGAGGACCTCCTTACGCACACAAGAACCCCAGCACCGGGCAAGTT AGTTACATCCACGGCAGCAGTCAGGCCCAGTTTGTGGCTGAGACGCACATCGTCCTCCTCTTCA ATGCTGCTGTAACCATGGGAATGGTGCTGCTGCATGAGGCCGCTACCTCTGACATAGACattggaaagagaaaga ttatgTGTGTAGCAGGTATTGGTCTGGTGATGCTGTTCTTCAGCTGGCTGTTGTCCATATTCAGGGCAAAGTACCATGGATACCCATACAG CTTCCTGATGACTTAG